A single region of the Bdellovibrio sp. GT3 genome encodes:
- a CDS encoding redoxin domain-containing protein: MKMTLLVLATTLISSFAFADARIGSPAPEFSVTDAQGKPQNLKDYKGKYVILEWYNKDCPYVRKHYDSGNMQKIQSELTGKGAVWLTVVSSAKGKQGYMTPGETITNGTKEGSKASAILIDESGTMGKAYGAKTTPHMYLIDPQGTLRYAGAIDSDDSSDKKTIATAQNYIMAATNSAMKGEKIAKETSKPYGCSVKY, encoded by the coding sequence ATGAAAATGACGTTACTTGTTCTTGCGACAACTTTAATTTCAAGCTTCGCTTTCGCCGATGCAAGAATTGGCTCTCCAGCGCCCGAGTTTTCCGTAACCGATGCGCAAGGGAAACCACAAAATCTTAAGGACTATAAAGGCAAATACGTGATCCTTGAGTGGTACAACAAGGATTGCCCATATGTTCGTAAACACTACGACAGTGGCAACATGCAAAAGATCCAAAGTGAACTCACTGGCAAAGGTGCTGTTTGGTTAACGGTTGTTTCCTCCGCAAAAGGCAAACAAGGTTATATGACGCCCGGAGAAACCATCACCAACGGAACAAAGGAAGGCTCCAAAGCTTCCGCGATCTTAATTGATGAAAGTGGAACCATGGGAAAAGCCTACGGAGCGAAAACCACTCCGCACATGTACCTGATTGATCCTCAAGGCACACTTCGCTATGCAGGAGCCATTGATAGCGATGATTCCTCTGACAAGAAAACCATCGCCACCGCTCAAAACTATATTATGGCGGCAACGAACAGTGCAATGAAGGGCGAAAAAATTGCCAAGGAAACCAGCAAGCCTTACGGCTGCAGCGTAAAATACTAG
- a CDS encoding HutD/Ves family protein, protein MITLLKQSSYKTMPWKNGKGQTAQIAIGPEGASFPDDFFWRISSAQVNGDDPFSKFPGCDRKLVITQGTGLTLNGKDLHQLEVLEFSGEEVIHAKLIEGPVVDLGIIYQRDRIQAEMKVLNLHEISTLNFEGGRHFIFCLRGRLEVHGHLVHAGDCIMIQNLSTLELAGLNHSSYVLISVSEK, encoded by the coding sequence ATGATCACTTTATTGAAACAATCATCATATAAAACTATGCCGTGGAAGAATGGCAAGGGGCAGACTGCGCAAATAGCCATCGGTCCCGAAGGGGCTTCGTTTCCGGATGATTTTTTTTGGCGAATCAGTTCAGCGCAAGTAAACGGAGATGATCCGTTCTCAAAATTTCCTGGTTGTGATCGAAAGCTTGTTATCACTCAAGGCACGGGTTTGACCTTGAATGGCAAAGATTTGCACCAGCTGGAGGTCCTGGAGTTTTCAGGTGAAGAAGTCATTCACGCGAAGCTTATTGAAGGGCCCGTGGTTGATTTAGGAATCATTTATCAAAGAGATCGTATTCAGGCCGAGATGAAAGTATTAAACCTGCACGAGATATCGACGCTGAACTTTGAAGGTGGAAGACATTTTATATTTTGCCTTAGGGGCAGGCTTGAGGTGCATGGACATTTGGTGCATGCCGGAGATTGTATAATGATTCAAAATCTATCAACGCTTGAGTTGGCTGGTTTGAATCACAGCTCCTATGTTTTGATTTCAGTTAGCGAAAAGTAA
- a CDS encoding NmrA family NAD(P)-binding protein — translation MKERILITGATGKMGRELVRRLDGRQARFVAASHDVSVFDPEVRHRQVDLGVRSLVEEVMKETDILFLNLPISESMLVYAQNAIIAAKNSAVRFVVFNSILGADADSQFLLHRTYGQIEEMVRDSRLPLAVIRPNHFMQSFVSRHADSIRQGALFLPEGGSKSSYVDVRDVVDVALKVVENPWLYENRVINLTGPEALNLEEVLGKVSKVAGYQVRYVPVTEEAAKHRLLRDGHSVWMAEAFLSTHRAAREGMTAWIHPCNHEVRGVAPRNFDGFCSEMGTSLFHPYSLHQESL, via the coding sequence ATGAAAGAGCGAATTTTAATCACCGGGGCTACAGGTAAAATGGGGCGGGAGTTGGTGAGGCGACTTGATGGCAGGCAAGCTCGATTTGTTGCTGCAAGTCATGACGTTTCTGTTTTTGATCCGGAAGTACGGCATAGACAGGTTGATCTGGGAGTGCGCAGTCTGGTCGAAGAGGTCATGAAGGAGACTGATATCCTTTTTCTGAATCTGCCGATTTCTGAGTCCATGCTGGTTTATGCTCAAAATGCGATCATCGCCGCAAAGAACTCTGCGGTGCGGTTTGTGGTTTTTAATTCAATTCTGGGAGCCGACGCAGATTCCCAGTTTCTTCTTCATCGTACGTATGGCCAGATTGAGGAGATGGTGCGGGACAGTCGATTGCCATTGGCAGTTATTCGTCCCAACCATTTTATGCAGAGCTTTGTTTCAAGGCATGCTGACTCCATTCGTCAAGGAGCTTTGTTTTTACCTGAGGGGGGGTCGAAAAGTTCCTACGTGGACGTGCGCGATGTCGTCGATGTGGCTCTGAAAGTGGTTGAGAATCCCTGGCTTTACGAAAATCGGGTGATCAATCTGACAGGTCCTGAGGCTTTGAACCTTGAGGAAGTATTAGGGAAAGTATCGAAAGTCGCAGGTTATCAGGTCCGCTACGTGCCAGTGACTGAAGAAGCTGCGAAGCATCGCCTGTTGCGCGATGGACATAGTGTCTGGATGGCTGAAGCATTTCTAAGTACACACAGAGCTGCCCGGGAGGGAATGACCGCGTGGATTCATCCGTGTAATCACGAAGTTCGCGGGGTGGCGCCGAGAAACTTTGATGGTTTTTGCAGTGAAATGGGGACGTCATTGTTTCATCCATATTCTTTGCACCAGGAGAGTCTCTAG
- a CDS encoding guanosine monophosphate reductase, translated as MFNWKEVKNRGKGLTFDDVLIIPARSDVRSRRDPNLTTKVTRNFSMETPIVSANMDMVTEFDMALAMHNLGGMGILHRFITTEEQASQARRLKEAGVKLISASVGVGEEFKSRSKALVDAGVNIITIDIAHGHSVQMMETMKWLKDQYPNVDLIAGNMATPDAARDLIEAGADAIKVGIGPGSMCTTRIITGCGVPQLTAIALCSEIAEAHGVPVIADGGIRTSGDMVKAFAAGASTVMLGSMLSGTIETPGEIKNGKKQYRGMASRSAQDSWRGGVPEGMAPEGESTQVNVKGHVKDVIHEVTGGIRSGMSYINATSIAEIKDKAHFMEMSSSGISESRAHGVK; from the coding sequence ATGTTTAATTGGAAAGAAGTAAAAAACCGCGGAAAAGGTCTGACTTTTGATGACGTACTTATTATTCCGGCGCGTTCGGATGTTCGCTCTCGTCGCGACCCAAATTTGACGACGAAAGTAACCCGTAATTTTTCCATGGAAACGCCTATTGTCAGCGCCAACATGGACATGGTGACTGAATTCGACATGGCACTAGCCATGCACAACCTTGGCGGCATGGGAATTCTTCACCGCTTTATCACCACGGAAGAACAGGCCTCCCAAGCACGCCGCTTAAAAGAAGCCGGTGTTAAACTTATCTCTGCCAGTGTTGGCGTTGGTGAGGAATTTAAATCCCGCTCCAAAGCCCTGGTGGATGCCGGAGTTAATATCATCACGATCGATATTGCTCACGGCCACTCTGTGCAAATGATGGAAACCATGAAGTGGTTAAAAGACCAGTATCCAAATGTGGATTTGATTGCCGGAAATATGGCAACTCCAGATGCCGCTCGCGATTTGATCGAAGCCGGTGCTGACGCCATCAAAGTGGGAATTGGTCCAGGCTCCATGTGCACAACTCGCATCATCACCGGGTGTGGCGTGCCGCAACTTACAGCCATCGCTCTTTGTTCGGAAATTGCAGAAGCTCATGGTGTCCCGGTCATTGCTGACGGTGGAATTCGCACTTCAGGCGATATGGTAAAAGCCTTCGCCGCAGGTGCAAGCACAGTTATGCTTGGTAGCATGCTCTCGGGTACAATTGAAACTCCGGGGGAAATCAAAAACGGTAAGAAACAATATCGCGGCATGGCTTCACGCTCTGCTCAAGATTCTTGGCGCGGCGGCGTTCCTGAGGGAATGGCTCCAGAAGGCGAATCCACTCAAGTGAATGTCAAAGGACACGTGAAAGATGTCATTCACGAAGTCACTGGTGGCATCCGCTCCGGCATGAGCTACATTAATGCAACCAGCATTGCAGAGATAAAAGACAAAGCCCACTTTATGGAAATGTCTTCTAGTGGTATCTCTGAGTCTCGCGCACACGGAGTAAAGTAA
- the murI gene encoding glutamate racemase: MDSRPIGVFDSGIGGLTVLKELAMQFPHESFLYLGDTARLPYGSKSAHTIRKYSEQNIQFLKKQDVKAIVIACNTASTQVPEPELEGLPIYNVIGPGAQRALEVSQSKRIGVLGTRATINSKAYSHKIMDLEPTATVIDQACPLFVPLAEEGWDSDPVTNLIVFRYLSQILQHSIDTLILGCTHYPLLKNSIARVTGSSIELVDSGEAIARWLERDFSKNRLGRNGNSNHQKIDIMTTDSSAHFTEVALKILKPLKADEFKVVDLV, from the coding sequence ATGGATTCCAGACCCATAGGGGTATTTGATTCAGGCATCGGTGGCTTAACGGTTCTCAAAGAACTTGCCATGCAGTTTCCCCATGAGAGTTTTCTCTACTTGGGCGATACGGCACGCCTTCCCTATGGTTCAAAATCCGCGCACACAATCCGCAAGTACTCTGAGCAAAACATCCAGTTCCTAAAAAAACAGGATGTTAAAGCCATCGTCATCGCTTGCAATACCGCTTCCACACAGGTTCCCGAACCGGAACTTGAAGGACTTCCAATTTACAATGTCATTGGCCCCGGAGCTCAACGCGCTCTGGAGGTCAGCCAAAGTAAACGCATCGGTGTCTTGGGTACTCGGGCGACGATCAACAGCAAAGCATACTCCCATAAAATTATGGATCTGGAGCCGACAGCGACAGTGATCGACCAGGCCTGCCCTTTGTTTGTTCCACTGGCTGAAGAAGGTTGGGATTCCGACCCCGTGACTAATTTGATTGTATTTCGCTATCTCAGTCAGATTCTACAACACTCAATAGACACATTGATATTGGGCTGCACTCATTATCCACTTTTGAAAAACTCCATCGCACGGGTTACGGGCTCCTCCATCGAATTGGTGGATTCCGGCGAAGCGATCGCCAGATGGCTTGAAAGAGATTTCAGCAAAAACAGACTTGGTCGCAACGGCAATAGCAATCATCAGAAGATTGATATTATGACGACGGACTCTTCAGCGCATTTCACAGAAGTGGCATTGAAGATTCTAAAACCACTCAAGGCTGATGAATTCAAAGTTGTGGATTTAGTCTAG
- the lysA gene encoding diaminopimelate decarboxylase yields MEYINNELHFGPDKKNLMSLCANYIRPIYVYDLDFIRSRFNQMASALDGVRLYFAVKANPNPQVLQCLKMAGAGADVVSLGEIKRALESGFLPEDIVYSGVGKTRHEITEALKLGIFQINVESLPELERIGEIAKALGKKACVALRLNPDVSIQTHPYIATGLRDNKFGMELSLLPDLSSCLKRHGDSLELVGVSLHLGSQMLEFSGYQEALIKLKNEFIKLKKEFPTLKRFDFGGGLGVVYEKLDLELESRLLNEYAGITKGILGDLNCELQSEPGRWLVAHAGVLLTQVQYIKKTSVKTFVIVDSGMNHLIRPSLYEAEHRILPLQEGQNKITCDVVGPICESSDFFLKDYQMAVVREGDFLAVLDSGAYGYSMASTYNLQELPLEVCI; encoded by the coding sequence GTGGAATACATCAATAATGAGCTTCATTTTGGGCCGGATAAAAAGAACTTAATGTCTCTCTGCGCGAATTACATTCGTCCCATCTATGTCTACGACCTCGATTTTATCCGCTCCCGCTTTAATCAGATGGCGTCAGCTCTTGATGGGGTGCGTTTATACTTTGCAGTGAAAGCCAATCCAAACCCCCAAGTCCTGCAGTGCCTGAAGATGGCAGGGGCTGGTGCGGATGTTGTTTCCTTGGGAGAAATCAAAAGAGCACTTGAAAGTGGATTCTTGCCTGAGGATATCGTGTACTCCGGCGTGGGAAAAACACGTCATGAAATCACAGAGGCATTGAAGTTGGGTATTTTCCAGATCAATGTTGAGAGTCTGCCAGAGTTGGAGCGTATTGGTGAAATTGCCAAGGCCCTGGGTAAAAAAGCCTGTGTGGCATTGCGCTTGAATCCGGACGTCAGTATTCAAACGCATCCCTATATCGCAACGGGATTGCGGGATAATAAATTTGGTATGGAATTGTCCTTGTTGCCGGATTTGTCATCCTGTTTGAAAAGACATGGGGATTCGTTGGAATTGGTGGGGGTGAGTCTGCATCTGGGATCGCAGATGTTGGAATTCTCCGGTTACCAAGAGGCTTTGATCAAACTTAAAAATGAATTTATCAAATTGAAAAAAGAGTTTCCGACATTGAAGAGATTTGATTTTGGCGGAGGTTTGGGAGTGGTTTATGAAAAACTGGATCTCGAACTGGAGTCTCGACTCTTGAATGAATATGCCGGGATTACCAAGGGGATTCTGGGTGATTTGAATTGTGAGCTGCAATCTGAGCCTGGTCGTTGGCTGGTGGCTCACGCCGGGGTCTTGTTGACTCAAGTGCAGTATATTAAGAAAACCTCTGTAAAAACATTCGTGATTGTGGATTCAGGAATGAATCATCTTATTCGTCCTTCATTGTATGAAGCCGAACATCGCATTTTACCTCTTCAGGAAGGTCAGAATAAAATCACTTGTGATGTGGTAGGGCCTATCTGTGAGTCATCAGATTTCTTTTTGAAAGACTATCAAATGGCCGTTGTTCGCGAAGGGGATTTCCTGGCGGTCCTTGATTCCGGTGCTTATGGATACTCAATGGCAAGCACGTATAACTTGCAAGAGCTGCCGTTGGAAGTTTGTATCTAG
- a CDS encoding M14 family zinc carboxypeptidase encodes MAEQRTFVMKTSIFTSTSKGMPVLAYEFGNDTHPEILILGGVHGDEIEGVICAQELLKHFMKSYTHKFKLTLVPQFNLEGVIYKTRGNGNGVDLNRNLPTKDWSPEIKTPRYHPGPKAGSESENHGLIKYLDEKKPKLVLSLHSWQPVLNVNGDCYEFANVLAKHTGYKIDDDIGYPTPGCLGTYAGLERPCPTLTYEIERGQSAEDIIKIHVPAILDALKVYDK; translated from the coding sequence ATTGCCGAACAAAGGACGTTTGTCATGAAAACTTCTATTTTTACTTCCACCTCCAAAGGCATGCCGGTACTCGCTTATGAATTCGGCAACGACACCCATCCGGAAATTTTAATCCTGGGCGGTGTTCATGGAGATGAAATCGAGGGTGTGATCTGCGCGCAGGAACTCCTGAAGCATTTCATGAAGTCTTACACTCATAAATTCAAGCTGACTCTAGTCCCCCAATTCAATCTGGAGGGAGTGATCTACAAAACTCGTGGCAATGGCAACGGTGTGGATCTGAATCGCAATCTGCCAACCAAGGATTGGTCTCCGGAAATTAAAACTCCGCGCTACCATCCGGGACCCAAAGCCGGCAGCGAATCTGAAAACCATGGCTTGATCAAGTACCTGGATGAGAAAAAACCAAAATTGGTTCTTTCACTGCACTCGTGGCAGCCTGTACTTAACGTGAATGGCGATTGCTATGAATTTGCCAACGTCCTGGCAAAGCACACCGGCTATAAAATCGATGATGACATCGGATACCCAACGCCTGGTTGCCTGGGAACCTATGCCGGCCTGGAAAGACCGTGCCCGACTTTAACTTATGAAATCGAACGTGGACAGTCTGCTGAAGACATCATTAAGATTCACGTTCCCGCTATTCTTGACGCTCTAAAGGTTTACGACAAGTAA
- a CDS encoding 2,3,4,5-tetrahydropyridine-2,6-dicarboxylate N-succinyltransferase produces the protein MQQSVELLYSDIQNGKRVDQLMANDLKTIFEVIEGLDAGRLRVAEKKDGKWLVNEWVKKAILLYFRVQQMTVMQAGDFTYFDKIPVKKWSEEDGVRVVPHALARKGSFIEKGAILMPSYVNIGAYVGSGTMVDTWATVGSCAQIGKNVHLSGGVGIGGVLEPVQASPVIIEDNAFVGSRCIVVEGAIIEEGAVLGAGVTITASTKIIDVTGSKPVEMKGRVPANSVVIPGTQMKNFPAGEFGVPCALIIGQRKASTDLKTSLTDALRDFQVSV, from the coding sequence GTGCAACAATCTGTTGAACTACTTTATTCTGATATCCAAAACGGCAAACGCGTTGATCAACTGATGGCGAATGATCTTAAAACCATCTTCGAGGTCATCGAAGGACTGGACGCCGGCCGCCTCCGAGTGGCTGAAAAGAAAGACGGAAAATGGCTGGTCAACGAGTGGGTAAAAAAAGCGATCCTACTCTATTTCCGCGTGCAACAGATGACTGTCATGCAAGCTGGTGACTTCACATACTTTGACAAGATCCCGGTAAAAAAATGGTCCGAAGAGGATGGCGTGCGCGTGGTTCCTCATGCCTTGGCTCGCAAAGGCTCCTTCATTGAAAAAGGCGCGATCCTAATGCCTTCTTACGTTAACATCGGTGCTTATGTTGGTTCAGGCACAATGGTGGACACCTGGGCAACTGTTGGTTCCTGTGCCCAGATAGGAAAGAATGTTCATCTGTCTGGCGGCGTGGGCATTGGTGGCGTACTTGAACCAGTTCAGGCTTCTCCGGTTATTATTGAAGACAACGCTTTCGTTGGAAGTCGTTGCATCGTCGTTGAAGGTGCGATCATCGAAGAGGGTGCGGTTCTTGGAGCTGGGGTAACAATTACGGCATCCACAAAAATCATCGACGTGACCGGAAGCAAACCAGTTGAAATGAAGGGTCGAGTCCCGGCAAATTCAGTTGTCATCCCAGGAACTCAGATGAAGAACTTCCCGGCTGGAGAATTTGGCGTGCCGTGCGCACTGATTATCGGTCAACGCAAAGCAAGCACTGACCTTAAAACTTCTCTGACAGATGCGCTTCGCGATTTCCAAGTGAGCGTTTAA
- a CDS encoding FtsX-like permease family protein, whose translation MLVGHLFRHFIFSKRAGALIRRIAFLSIGGITISVTAFLVVLFVMNGMNASIRKRILGLEPHLYVTVPGVQNAMGLETHPVYSRIKEDPTTQAYVYETQDVILRSQDGQFKGAFARGVTRNSLEYFISQLAKLDADKPQNAVGGPPSYVWDPQDVPDEGEVVLGVDLAQSLGVFDGDFITVVSPTGLLLPPGQTPKFERVRVKRVVTTALADVDSQYLYYQRGKALRALDSGDLKKVGIEMWLADESRVANVRDDLMKFTDVQVETWMDRNSALFYALKLEKLTIGVFLGLAGMIAASSILTVLALLLSQKRRDIAVLRTIGLSGKRTVKIFTQIGFLLAGSGVLVGTVIGTGLSLYIQNNPINMWSSHTFYDTTIPSLVDWWLVFGVLIVSSLIAFLGSYIPSRTATEVQPSEALRMK comes from the coding sequence ATGTTAGTTGGACATCTCTTTCGTCATTTTATCTTCTCAAAACGTGCGGGTGCGCTGATTCGCCGAATTGCGTTTCTATCCATTGGCGGGATCACCATCAGTGTCACCGCATTTCTGGTGGTCCTCTTTGTGATGAATGGGATGAATGCCAGTATTCGCAAAAGAATTCTGGGGCTTGAGCCTCATCTTTACGTCACAGTGCCTGGTGTGCAAAATGCGATGGGACTGGAAACTCATCCGGTCTATTCCCGTATCAAGGAAGACCCCACAACGCAGGCCTATGTTTATGAAACTCAGGATGTAATTTTACGCAGTCAGGATGGTCAATTCAAGGGCGCCTTTGCCCGTGGAGTGACGAGAAACAGTCTGGAATATTTTATATCGCAATTGGCGAAGCTGGATGCAGATAAGCCGCAGAATGCTGTCGGTGGACCGCCCTCGTATGTATGGGATCCCCAGGATGTGCCTGACGAAGGAGAAGTTGTTCTGGGTGTGGACTTGGCGCAATCGCTTGGCGTATTCGATGGTGATTTCATCACAGTGGTTTCTCCGACCGGTCTTTTATTGCCTCCGGGGCAAACTCCGAAGTTTGAGCGGGTGCGAGTAAAAAGAGTGGTTACCACGGCCTTGGCTGATGTGGATTCGCAGTACCTGTATTATCAGCGAGGCAAAGCACTAAGAGCTCTGGATAGCGGAGATCTAAAAAAAGTGGGAATTGAAATGTGGCTCGCAGATGAGAGTCGCGTTGCAAATGTTCGGGATGATCTGATGAAGTTCACCGATGTTCAGGTGGAGACCTGGATGGATCGCAATTCAGCTTTGTTTTACGCTTTGAAACTGGAAAAATTGACCATTGGAGTTTTTTTGGGTCTTGCTGGAATGATCGCAGCAAGTTCCATTTTAACCGTGTTGGCTTTGTTATTGTCCCAGAAAAGACGGGATATTGCAGTTCTTCGAACCATTGGATTATCGGGTAAACGGACTGTTAAGATTTTCACGCAAATTGGTTTTCTGTTGGCGGGTTCTGGTGTGCTGGTCGGAACGGTGATCGGTACGGGGCTAAGTCTGTATATTCAAAACAACCCCATTAACATGTGGTCATCGCATACTTTTTACGACACGACTATACCAAGCCTCGTGGATTGGTGGCTGGTGTTCGGAGTGTTGATAGTAAGCTCATTGATAGCCTTTTTAGGTTCTTATATTCCGTCAAGAACTGCTACTGAGGTTCAGCCTTCTGAGGCGTTACGAATGAAATAA
- a CDS encoding MlaD family protein, which produces MMKVKFNKFERVAGLFVGVAILGVLGTAVSIAVKQGWFDSKTYYTTTFENADGLHQGTTVHMAGLRAGAIENVELRTDNKIEVTFYVLSKFQERIRQDSTVQLNRPFIIGEKILEVTVGTEKAPILASNSFIQSNESMDIVSMLSSRNISMTMARVGGLLENLQMLVEAFADKDRAASFVRVIDRMDPLMKNMTVMSHEVIKLSKQATANDSLETTMRNLAITTSEINRILPELNKQNPELAKDLAVMMQNLAVVTQAVGPAAKELGPEIPQASRRMLEVLNETVVTLKAMQKSFFMESNVREVRKEEALQRVPASEKK; this is translated from the coding sequence ATGATGAAAGTGAAGTTCAATAAATTTGAACGAGTTGCGGGACTTTTTGTTGGCGTTGCAATCCTGGGTGTACTGGGGACGGCGGTGAGTATTGCTGTGAAGCAGGGGTGGTTTGATTCCAAAACCTACTACACGACGACATTCGAAAATGCCGATGGATTGCATCAGGGGACGACTGTGCATATGGCGGGTCTTCGTGCCGGAGCGATTGAGAATGTTGAGCTAAGAACGGATAACAAGATTGAAGTGACTTTCTATGTGCTGAGTAAGTTCCAGGAAAGAATCCGTCAGGACAGTACCGTTCAGTTGAATCGTCCGTTTATTATCGGGGAAAAAATTCTTGAAGTGACGGTGGGCACGGAGAAAGCTCCGATTTTAGCCTCCAATAGTTTTATTCAGTCGAATGAATCCATGGATATCGTGTCCATGCTAAGCAGTCGCAATATCAGTATGACCATGGCCCGCGTGGGTGGTTTACTGGAGAATTTGCAAATGCTGGTTGAGGCTTTTGCGGATAAAGACCGTGCAGCCAGTTTTGTTCGTGTGATCGATCGTATGGATCCACTGATGAAAAACATGACAGTGATGTCCCATGAGGTGATTAAACTTTCCAAGCAGGCCACAGCCAATGATTCCTTGGAAACTACAATGCGCAATCTGGCGATCACAACTTCCGAGATCAACCGTATTTTGCCGGAGCTGAACAAACAGAATCCAGAACTTGCTAAAGATTTGGCGGTTATGATGCAAAATCTGGCGGTTGTGACCCAGGCGGTAGGGCCTGCGGCGAAGGAGCTGGGACCTGAGATTCCACAAGCCTCGCGTCGGATGCTTGAAGTCTTAAACGAAACTGTTGTGACGCTAAAGGCGATGCAAAAGAGTTTCTTTATGGAAAGCAATGTACGTGAAGTTCGTAAAGAGGAAGCTCTGCAGCGTGTGCCGGCGAGTGAGAAAAAATAG
- a CDS encoding cell division ATP-binding protein FtsE produces the protein MKIENLKFEGVSFSHEGQDPVIANVEFDFPMNEILWVKAEEGAGKSSLLQILAGLQMPQSGQFLINGQNVCDMSFEEFLPYRLQIGYSFDYGGLINNQSLFDNMMLPLLYHKVLSPEDAKARVEEIFKIFDVTKFAHERPAHVPGRLRKLTCLLRAMVMRPQILLLDDPSVGLGQDSVYTLVDYIHQLRKEGCLNHVFISSYDEKFMNLFNYQIVHLDDGQLYFQPVDPEKRVVHL, from the coding sequence ATGAAGATCGAAAATCTGAAGTTTGAAGGCGTTTCTTTTTCGCATGAAGGGCAGGATCCTGTTATTGCCAATGTTGAATTCGATTTTCCCATGAATGAAATCCTTTGGGTTAAAGCAGAGGAAGGGGCTGGAAAAAGCTCCTTGTTGCAGATTTTGGCAGGGTTGCAGATGCCTCAGTCCGGACAGTTTTTGATCAATGGTCAAAACGTCTGTGATATGTCCTTCGAGGAGTTTTTGCCTTACCGTTTGCAAATTGGTTACTCATTTGATTATGGCGGTTTGATTAACAATCAGTCGTTGTTCGATAATATGATGCTGCCACTTCTTTATCACAAGGTTTTAAGTCCCGAGGACGCCAAAGCCCGCGTGGAGGAAATTTTCAAAATTTTTGATGTCACTAAATTTGCTCATGAAAGACCAGCACATGTTCCAGGCCGTCTGCGTAAGTTGACTTGTCTTTTGCGTGCAATGGTTATGAGGCCGCAGATTCTGCTCTTGGATGATCCAAGTGTGGGATTGGGTCAGGACAGTGTTTATACTTTGGTGGATTATATTCATCAGCTGCGTAAAGAGGGCTGCCTGAATCACGTATTCATCAGTTCCTATGATGAAAAATTCATGAATCTATTTAACTATCAAATCGTTCATTTGGATGATGGCCAGCTTTACTTCCAGCCGGTGGATCCAGAGAAGAGAGTTGTACACCTATGA
- a CDS encoding MlaE family ABC transporter permease, producing the protein MNSLFLQIDSLGRFVTKNAEYTWRVLLMVYLSLRATVLDQTQGMRQIIRVISAQIYFTGWQALPLVSVLALASGSVLVLQSLSNLTKFGGTQMVGPFLIVMILREAGPLLVALVVTARSGTAVASEIGNMRANREIEALEVMGINPLSYIVFPRVLGGVISMLCLAFYFNFVALIGGFFVTKFIQDMPFAFYAESLMTAFSFDDFWIFLLKNSFSGMIIFVVSCYQGLSVKKSPTEVPQVTTQAVVNSIIFVIVFNLIVTALFYLNQLRNLGVL; encoded by the coding sequence ATGAATTCTTTATTCTTACAAATCGACTCCCTCGGGAGATTTGTGACAAAGAATGCGGAGTACACGTGGCGTGTTCTCCTGATGGTATATCTTTCCCTTCGTGCAACCGTTCTTGATCAAACCCAGGGGATGCGCCAGATCATTCGAGTAATTTCTGCGCAGATATATTTCACTGGTTGGCAGGCGTTGCCGTTGGTGAGTGTGCTTGCTTTGGCCTCGGGCAGCGTCCTGGTGCTGCAATCTTTATCCAACCTGACGAAGTTCGGCGGAACTCAAATGGTGGGGCCCTTTTTGATTGTGATGATTCTGCGTGAAGCCGGCCCCCTCCTGGTGGCGCTGGTTGTGACTGCAAGATCTGGTACAGCGGTGGCTTCTGAGATTGGAAACATGCGCGCAAACCGGGAGATCGAAGCCTTGGAAGTCATGGGAATCAATCCCTTGAGTTACATCGTGTTTCCGCGGGTTTTGGGTGGCGTGATCAGCATGCTTTGCCTGGCTTTTTACTTCAATTTTGTGGCGTTGATCGGCGGATTCTTTGTGACCAAGTTCATTCAGGATATGCCCTTTGCTTTCTATGCGGAATCGCTGATGACGGCATTTTCCTTTGATGATTTCTGGATCTTTCTTTTGAAAAACAGTTTCAGTGGAATGATTATTTTCGTGGTGTCCTGTTATCAGGGGCTATCCGTGAAAAAGAGCCCGACGGAAGTGCCACAAGTCACCACGCAGGCCGTGGTGAACAGTATCATTTTCGTCATCGTATTTAATTTAATTGTAACAGCTTTGTTTTATTTAAATCAGTTGCGCAATCTGGGGGTTTTATAA